One Solanum pennellii chromosome 10, SPENNV200 genomic region harbors:
- the LOC107032133 gene encoding probable small nuclear ribonucleoprotein F: MATVPVNPKPFLNNLTGKPVMVKLKWGLEYKGYLVSVDSYMNLQLANAEEFTDGVSSGSLGEILIRCNNVLYLRGVPEDEELEDADRD; this comes from the exons ATGGCG ACAGTACCAGTTAATCCGAAGCCTTTTTTGAACAATTTGACTGGAAAGCCTGTGATGGTAAAGCTGAAGTGGGGATTAGAGTACAAAG GGTATTTGGTCTCTGTGGATTCATATATGAACTTGCAG CTTGCAAATGCAGAAGAATTCACTGATGGAGTAAGCTCTGGCTCTCTCGGAGAGATCCTGATTAG ATGTAACAATGTCCTCTATCTTCGTGGTGTACCCGAGGATGAAGAACTGGAAGATGCTGATCGCGACTAG